One Amaranthus tricolor cultivar Red isolate AtriRed21 chromosome 10, ASM2621246v1, whole genome shotgun sequence genomic window carries:
- the LOC130825433 gene encoding uncharacterized protein LOC130825433 isoform X1, whose product MGHSREMENSEKGPLIESQSQCERSRGNKVMSDSERSCHEVRDSMWENEASDDEDGKTLSDNGSPGDEPLSKKPKLASDLNEVTIDEHLEAIEEAALKELILRTCKTFLVDCKELPGQLYDSLIEGLTTLAYLLYDKEDLYRMGSSRMVIDQQNKFWEELAPIGEKNESVFEFCKWIFYKKVGPERYSLLTEHDLGRMVSRYSSLSYEKPYTYYRVEENMKSTVDDDILKAIRKVKLCPRLSVDQYTDLLIEMFTDRDMKCQEFLIAKAVEIIDIETLYSLDAHSLSFIIEWQDSERSFIEWQDSEWSPHEEFDNLLKFYLFKIILWRKRMVKYNVNGVFFPFSYILVNWNNIMPLRGHFDDFIEVAELRRKAEGTRFINRDHFMWAFRERGYELPSMFMDIAASRNADDKADQPPYHIYLTAVALSKAGQEPLQFEHLAFAVVFSNSFGFSNEEEVKKMKVDFQAFKTALSNHGVSVPKYRSAFKTKSYFYDVWQKQLGGSKVNLRKACSTS is encoded by the exons GTTATGTCAGACAGCGAAAGATCATGCCATGAAGTTCGGGACAGCATGTGGGAAAACGAAGCTTCAGATGATGAAGATGGGAAGACGTTGTCGGACAACGGAAGTCCAGGCGATGAACCTTTGTCGAAGAAGCCAAAACTTGCT AGCGACCTTAATGAAGTCACTATTGATGAGCATTTGGAAGCAATTGAGGAAGCTGCTTTAAAAGAGTTAATCTTGAGAACTTGCAAAACTTTTCTGGTTGATTGCAAGGAATTACCTGGTCAACTTTATGATAGTCTGATTGAAGGACTTACCACTCTTGCTTACCTGTTGTATGACAAG GAGGATTTATACCGGATGGGAAGTTCTCGCATGGTTATTGATCAACAAAACAAGTTTTGGGAAGAACTTGCACCTATAGGCGAgaag AATGAATCAGTTTTTGAGTTTTGCAAGTGGATTTTCTATAAAAAGGTTGGCCCGGAAAGATACTCTTTGTTGACGGAACATGATCTTGGCAGAATGGTTTCG CGTTATAGCAGTCTCTCATATGAGAAGCCTTATACG TATTATCGCGTCGAGGAAAATATGAAG AGTACTGTTGATGATGACATTCTGAAAGCAATCAGAAAAGTAAAGCTTTGTCCAAGATTATCG GTTGATCAATATACAGATTTACTGATAGAGATGTTTACGGATCGTGATATGAAATGTCAAGAGTTTTTGATCGCCAAAGCTGTGGAGATAATTGATATTGAAACCTTGTACAGTTTAGATGCTCATTCACTGTCTTTTATTATTGAGTGGCAAGACTCAGAGAGGTCTTTTATTGAGTGGCAAGACTCAGAGTGGTCTCCCCATGAAGAGTTTGACAACCTTCTTAAATTTTACTTATTCAAAATTATTCTATGGAGAAAAAGAATG GTCAAATATAATGTGAATGGTgtgttttttcctttttcttatatattggTGAATTGGAACAACATAATGCCTCTGCGCGGGCATTTTGATGACTTTATTGAAGTTGCTGAACTTCGTCGTAAGGCTGAAGGGACTCGTTTTATCAACAGGGATCATTTCATGTGGGCCTTTCGTGAGAGAGGATATG AGCTCCCTAGTATGTTTATGGATATTGCAGCCTCTAGAAATGCTGATGACAAAGCTGATCAACCTCCTTATCACATATATTTGACTGCAGTTGCGTTGTCCAAGGCTG GTCAAGAGCCCCTTCAATTTGAACATCTTGCCTTTGCGGTGGTTTTCAGCAATTCTTTTGGCTTTTCTAATGAGGAGGAG GTGAAAAAAATGAAAGTCGACTTCCAAGCTTTCAAGACTG CTTTAAGTAACCATGGTGTGAGTGTCCCAAAGTATCGGTCTGCGTTCAAAACCAAGTCTTATTTTTATGACGTGTGGCAAAAACAACTAGGTGGTTCAAAGGTAAACTTAAGGAAGGCTTGTTCGACAAGTTAG
- the LOC130824970 gene encoding uncharacterized protein LOC130824970 codes for MREYIKEGNEGKAEGFTLFKDGSIHYKGHWCVSSTGGELKDKILREAHSLQYSIDSPRVQGSLRYKISGTWINWLEEAFQATLGTELLKSMSFHPTADRQTERTNGLLRICYELSVCWDDFSESVTLGPAVLEEMTDQVKMIREKLKVAQDRQKSYADLKRRHDEFAVGDYACFTHELGNVHDVFQISKLKRYVPDKSHVLDPEPLDHDKNLSYDEKPIEILDTEVRSITRKDIKMVKALWTNQRTQEATWEIEVSMREKYPHHITDVSLVTGS; via the exons ATGAGAGAGTATATCAAGGAGGGAAACGAGGGAAAAGCCGAGGGTTTTACTTTATTTAAAGATGGTAGCATTCATTACAAGGGACATTGGTGCGTATCTTCAACTGGTGGCGAACTTAAGGATAAGATCTTGAGAGAGGCTCATAGTTTGCAATACTCC ATAGACTCACCAAGAGTGCAAGGTTCACTCCGATATAAAATCAGTGGGACATGGATCAATTGGCTCGAG GAAGCGTTTCAAGCAACTTTGGGTACTGAACTTCTAAAGAGTATGTCCTTTCATCCAACTGCTGATAGGCAGACTGAGCGCACTAATGGACTCTTGAGGATATGTTACGAGCT TTccgtatgttgggatgattttagcGAGTCTGTCACTTTGGGTCCGGCTGTGCTAGAGGAGATGACTGATCAAGTAAAAATGATTCGCGAAAAGCTTAAGGTGGCACAGGATCGACAAAAATCCTATGCAGATCTTAAGAGAAGACATGATGAGTTTGCTGTGGGGGATTAT GCTTGCTTTACCCATGAGTTGGGTAACGTCCATGATGTGTTTCAAATTTCGAAGTTGAAGCGATATGTTCCTGATAAATCCCATGTGCTAGATCCCGAGCCCTTAGACCATGATAAGAACTTATCTTATGATGAGAAACCCATTGAGATCTTGGATACTGAGGTGCGCAGTATAACAAGAAAAGATATTAAGATGGTAAAAGCTCTATGGACTAACCAGCGCACGCAAGAAGCAACATGGGAAATAGAGGTTTCAATGCGTGAGAAATATCCACACCATATTACCGATGTTAGTTTagttacggggtcgtaa
- the LOC130825433 gene encoding uncharacterized protein LOC130825433 isoform X2: protein MSDSERSCHEVRDSMWENEASDDEDGKTLSDNGSPGDEPLSKKPKLASDLNEVTIDEHLEAIEEAALKELILRTCKTFLVDCKELPGQLYDSLIEGLTTLAYLLYDKEDLYRMGSSRMVIDQQNKFWEELAPIGEKNESVFEFCKWIFYKKVGPERYSLLTEHDLGRMVSRYSSLSYEKPYTYYRVEENMKSTVDDDILKAIRKVKLCPRLSVDQYTDLLIEMFTDRDMKCQEFLIAKAVEIIDIETLYSLDAHSLSFIIEWQDSERSFIEWQDSEWSPHEEFDNLLKFYLFKIILWRKRMVKYNVNGVFFPFSYILVNWNNIMPLRGHFDDFIEVAELRRKAEGTRFINRDHFMWAFRERGYELPSMFMDIAASRNADDKADQPPYHIYLTAVALSKAGQEPLQFEHLAFAVVFSNSFGFSNEEEVKKMKVDFQAFKTALSNHGVSVPKYRSAFKTKSYFYDVWQKQLGGSKVNLRKACSTS from the exons ATGTCAGACAGCGAAAGATCATGCCATGAAGTTCGGGACAGCATGTGGGAAAACGAAGCTTCAGATGATGAAGATGGGAAGACGTTGTCGGACAACGGAAGTCCAGGCGATGAACCTTTGTCGAAGAAGCCAAAACTTGCT AGCGACCTTAATGAAGTCACTATTGATGAGCATTTGGAAGCAATTGAGGAAGCTGCTTTAAAAGAGTTAATCTTGAGAACTTGCAAAACTTTTCTGGTTGATTGCAAGGAATTACCTGGTCAACTTTATGATAGTCTGATTGAAGGACTTACCACTCTTGCTTACCTGTTGTATGACAAG GAGGATTTATACCGGATGGGAAGTTCTCGCATGGTTATTGATCAACAAAACAAGTTTTGGGAAGAACTTGCACCTATAGGCGAgaag AATGAATCAGTTTTTGAGTTTTGCAAGTGGATTTTCTATAAAAAGGTTGGCCCGGAAAGATACTCTTTGTTGACGGAACATGATCTTGGCAGAATGGTTTCG CGTTATAGCAGTCTCTCATATGAGAAGCCTTATACG TATTATCGCGTCGAGGAAAATATGAAG AGTACTGTTGATGATGACATTCTGAAAGCAATCAGAAAAGTAAAGCTTTGTCCAAGATTATCG GTTGATCAATATACAGATTTACTGATAGAGATGTTTACGGATCGTGATATGAAATGTCAAGAGTTTTTGATCGCCAAAGCTGTGGAGATAATTGATATTGAAACCTTGTACAGTTTAGATGCTCATTCACTGTCTTTTATTATTGAGTGGCAAGACTCAGAGAGGTCTTTTATTGAGTGGCAAGACTCAGAGTGGTCTCCCCATGAAGAGTTTGACAACCTTCTTAAATTTTACTTATTCAAAATTATTCTATGGAGAAAAAGAATG GTCAAATATAATGTGAATGGTgtgttttttcctttttcttatatattggTGAATTGGAACAACATAATGCCTCTGCGCGGGCATTTTGATGACTTTATTGAAGTTGCTGAACTTCGTCGTAAGGCTGAAGGGACTCGTTTTATCAACAGGGATCATTTCATGTGGGCCTTTCGTGAGAGAGGATATG AGCTCCCTAGTATGTTTATGGATATTGCAGCCTCTAGAAATGCTGATGACAAAGCTGATCAACCTCCTTATCACATATATTTGACTGCAGTTGCGTTGTCCAAGGCTG GTCAAGAGCCCCTTCAATTTGAACATCTTGCCTTTGCGGTGGTTTTCAGCAATTCTTTTGGCTTTTCTAATGAGGAGGAG GTGAAAAAAATGAAAGTCGACTTCCAAGCTTTCAAGACTG CTTTAAGTAACCATGGTGTGAGTGTCCCAAAGTATCGGTCTGCGTTCAAAACCAAGTCTTATTTTTATGACGTGTGGCAAAAACAACTAGGTGGTTCAAAGGTAAACTTAAGGAAGGCTTGTTCGACAAGTTAG